The nucleotide sequence TAAATGAGGATTAAAAAGAAAAAGGGTTTTACTTTCTTAGAGCTAATGGTGGCCATAGGGGTTTTTGCCGTAATATCTGTTTTGGTTATCAGATTAAATATAACTGCCAATAAAAATATGAGCCTTCAAATGGAAAGGCAAAATATGATGATGCAGGCTCAGATGCTATTGGAAAAATATAAAACAACTAAAGAAAATATAGGTAATTATGCCGGAGAGGGTAATCCTAGTACAAACTTTCAAAAGGTCAATAATTATTATGTCACAGTACAGGGAAATATAATTGACCCTGAGGGTGGAATACTTCATGAGGTTACTGT is from Clostridium thermarum and encodes:
- a CDS encoding type IV pilus modification PilV family protein, whose protein sequence is MRIKKKKGFTFLELMVAIGVFAVISVLVIRLNITANKNMSLQMERQNMMMQAQMLLEKYKTTKENIGNYAGEGNPSTNFQKVNNYYVTVQGNIIDPEGGILHEVTVRVRRNPSEPGDEVMIKSHVLAN